From Epinephelus lanceolatus isolate andai-2023 chromosome 2, ASM4190304v1, whole genome shotgun sequence, one genomic window encodes:
- the LOC117254443 gene encoding serine protease 23-like yields MRSRAALPRFTSLLFLLFLPPVFSSSSSSSSSSSSFRPQWVMQRVPVVLPQQTEARSPPHFLSPARLDVSSPCDPECHKRAPRPSYWDLRHLLAYETLHSDGQLTETAVGIYGYDPTSNTSPAYSSGSSGKAKRSHVRRKRQIFGHDGRFSIAGQNFLLKYPFSVAVKLSTGCSGTLVGDRHVLTAAHCVHDGKNYVKGAQKLRVGFLKTKQRDAQAASFYPPSNFTNHVEGGYAPYAPPTNDRMKFQWIRAKRTHVPKGWIKGNANDIGMDYDYALLELKKPHKRRHMKLGVSPPAQRLPGRRVHFSGFDNDRPGKLVYRFCRAGEETSDLLYQHCDAQPGASGSGVYARMWDGRRRRWERKVIGVFSGHQWVEKQGASQEFNVAVRITPLKYAQICYWIKGNFVDCREG; encoded by the exons ATGCGCTCCCGGGCTGCGCTCCCCCG GTTTACCTCCCTCCTatttctcctcttccttccccctgttttttcctcctcctcctcctcctcctcctcctcctcctccttccgtCCCCAGTGGGTTATGCAGCGTGTCCCTGTGGTCCTCCCACAGCAGACGGAGGCTCGATCACCCCCTCACTTCCTTTCTCCGGCCCGCTTGGACGTCAGCTCCCCCTGTGACCCAGAATGCCACAAGAGGGCCCCTCGCCCGAGCTACTGGGACCTGCGGCATCTTCTTGCTTATGAGACACTCCATTCTGACGGTCAACTCACTGAGACCGCTGTTGGGATCTATGGCTATGACCCCACCTCTAACACCAGTCCAGCCTATTCCTCGGGGTCATCTGGGAAGGCTAAGCGGTCACATGTCAGGAGGAAGCGACAGATCTTCGGCCACGATGGGCGTTTTAGCATAGCTGGGCAGAACTTTCTGCTTAAATATCCATTCTCGGTGGCTGTCAAGCTGTCCACTGGGTGCTCTGGTACACTGGTGGGCGACCGTCATGTTCTCACAGCTGCTCACTGCGTTCATGATGGTAAAAACTATGTGAAAGGAGCCCAGAAGCTCCGGGTTGGGTTTCTAAAAACCAAGCAACGAGACGCACAGGCTGCTTCCTTTTACCCTCCTTCAAACTTCACCAACCATGTTGAAGGTGGCTACGCTCCTTACGCCCCACCAACCAACGACAGAATGAAGTTCCAGTGGATCAGAGCCAAACGCACCCACGTGCCTAAAGGATGGATTAAAGGAAACGCCAATGACATCGGGATGGACTACGACTACGCTTTGCTTGAACTCAAGAAACCCCACAAACGCCGCCACATGAAGTTAGGAGTCAGCCCCCCGGCTCAGAGGCTGCCCGGTCGACGAGTTCACTTCTCAGGATTTGATAACGACCGTCCTGGCAAGCTAGTGTATCGGTTCTGTCGGGCCGGTGAGGAGACGTCAGATCTGCTGTACCAGCACTGTGATGCTCAGCCCGGTGCCAGCGGGTCAGGAGTCTACGCCCGGATGTGGGATGGGCGGCGCCGGCGCTGGGAGCGGAAGGTGATAGGCGTGTTTTCTGGGCATCAGTGGGTGGAGAAACAAGGGGCGTCTCAGGAATTTAACGTAGCAGTGAGAATCACGCCTCTCAAATACGCTCAGATCTGCTACTGGATAAAAGGAAACTTTGTGGACTGCCGAGAGGGGTGA
- the tmem39a gene encoding transmembrane protein 39A produces MPGGRRGPSRQQLSRSALPSLQTLVGGNLGNGTGLRNRSSNSVGLSAPPLSALITPEPVRHSRIPELPLDSSLLFEFLLFLYLLVALFVQYINIYRTVWWYPYSHPAASTSLNFHLMDYHLAIFITVMLARRLVWTIVSEVSQSSGGSLLRYVVLIAARLSLLTMCGWVLCWTLVNLCKNHSVLNLLFLGYPFGVYVPLCCFHQEGGKSQTAPADCDYPADHQQTDLAETPFFRPRDFLFLLRENLREQFSSPPHMPTHTCPPHTHSHTPELIRTEVEELKSDFNRRIKEVLFNSLFSAYYVAFLPLCFVKSTQYYDMRWSCEHLIMVWINAFVMLMSQLLPPSYCDLLHRSAAHLGRWQKLEHGSYSNAPQHVWSESTIWPQGVLVRHSRSLYKAVGPYNVALPSDVSHARFYFLFHKPLRILNLLIWIESSVVLYQLYSLLRSERWNHTLSLGLILFCNYYVLFKLLRDRIVLGKAYSYPLSSNSLGLKSQ; encoded by the exons ATGCCAGGGGGTCGCAGGGGgcccagcagacagcagctaaGTCGCTCTGCTCTGCCGTCCCTGCAGACTCTGGTTGGAGGCAACCTCGGCAATGGTACAGGCCTCAGGAACAG GAGCAGTAACTCGGTGGGTCTGTCTGCGCCCCCTCTCTCGGCCCTCATCACCCCGGAGCCGGTCCGCCACTCGAGGATCCCCGAGCTGCCGTTGGACAGCAGCCTGCTGTTTGAGTTCCTGCTCTTTCTCTATTTGCTGGTGGCCTTGTTTGTCCAGTACATAAACATCTACAGGACAGTGTGGTGGTATCCGTACAGTCATCCTGCTGCCTCTACCTCTCTT AACTTTCATCTAATGGACTACCACCTGGCGATCTTCATCACAGTCATGTTGGCCAGGAGGCTTGTTTGGACGATAGTTTCAGAG GTGTCTCAGAGCAGCGGCGGATCTCTGCTCCGTTACGTGGTTCTGATCGCAGCTCGGCTCAGCCTGCTGACCATGTGCGGCTGGGTGCTCTGCTGGACGCTGGTCAACCTCTGCAAGAACCACTCTGTACTCAACCTCCTCTTCCTGGGATACCC ATTTGGCGTGTACGTCCCGCTTTGCTGTTTCCATCAGGAGGGAGGGAAAAGCCAAACGGCACCAGCCGACTGCGATTACCCCGCCGACCACCAGCAGACCGACCTCGCAGAAACCCCGTTCTTTCGGCCACGtgacttcctcttcctgttgcGAGAGAACCTCAGAGAGCAGTTTTCCAGCCCTCCGCACATGCCTACGCACACCtgcccaccacacacacactcacacacaccggAGTTGATTCGaacagaggtggaggagctgaagAGTGACTTCAACCGGCGCATAAAAGAAGTGCTGTTCAACTCACTGTTCAGTGCTTACTACGTAGCCTTCCTGCCGCTCTGCTTCGTTAAG AGCACCCAGTACTATGACATGCGCTGGTCATGTGAACACCTGATTATGGTGTGGATCAATGCGTTTGTCATGCTGATGAGTCAGCTGCTGCCCCCCAGCTACTGTGACCTGCTTCATCGCTCGGCAGCTCACCTGGGCCGCTGGCAAAAACTGGAGCACGGCTCGTACAGCAACGCACCTCAGCATGT GTGGTCAGAAAGTACCATTTGGCCTCAGGGGGTGTTGGTACGACACAGTCGTTCTCTGTATAAGGCAGTCGGACCCTATAATGTCGCTCTGCCCTCTGATGTTTCCCATGCAAGGTTTTAT TTCCTGTTCCACAAGCCATTGCGGATCCTGAACCTGCTGATCTGGATCGAGTCCAGTGTGGTTTTGTACCAGTTATACTCTCTGCTGCGCTCCGAGCGCTGGAACCACACTTTGTCTCTGGGCCTTATTCTCTTCTGCAACTACTATGTCCTTTTTAAACTGCTGCGAGACCGCATTGTGCTTGGCAAAGCCTACTCCTACCCCCTGTCCTCCAACAGTCTGGGGCTCAAGTCGCAGTAA